A portion of the Bacillus thuringiensis genome contains these proteins:
- a CDS encoding class I SAM-dependent methyltransferase: protein MEINLKHNNGYCVICEKKATFIEHNDWLRDHYLCSTCNSIPRQRALIHALHTFFPKWNSYSIHESSPGAITTQLLLKNCKNYTYSQYFKNYPLGQYFQGIRCENLEDMTFENESFDLFITQDVFEHVMTPNKAFKEIERVLKPGGAHVFTVPWYHTLTKTVQRARLNKEGIEYIEEPIYHGNPIDENGSLVTFDWGQDMIEYIYTHANMYTIVYLQKDRSLGLDAEFLHVFISKKQENKV, encoded by the coding sequence GTGGAAATCAATTTGAAACACAATAATGGGTACTGCGTTATTTGCGAAAAGAAAGCTACATTTATAGAGCATAATGATTGGCTTAGAGATCATTATTTATGTTCTACATGTAACTCTATCCCAAGGCAGCGAGCTTTAATCCATGCTTTACACACATTTTTTCCAAAATGGAATTCCTATAGTATCCATGAATCCTCTCCTGGAGCAATTACAACTCAACTACTATTAAAAAACTGTAAAAACTATACATATTCTCAATACTTTAAAAACTATCCTCTTGGCCAATACTTTCAAGGAATTAGATGTGAGAACTTAGAAGACATGACTTTTGAAAATGAATCTTTTGATTTATTCATTACTCAAGACGTTTTTGAGCATGTAATGACACCAAACAAAGCCTTTAAAGAAATAGAACGAGTATTAAAACCTGGCGGGGCTCATGTATTTACTGTCCCTTGGTATCATACACTCACAAAAACTGTGCAAAGAGCCAGATTGAATAAAGAGGGGATTGAATATATTGAAGAGCCCATTTATCATGGAAATCCTATTGATGAGAACGGATCTTTAGTAACATTCGATTGGGGGCAAGATATGATTGAATATATTTATACACACGCAAATATGTATACAATTGTTTATTTACAAAAGGATAGATCACTCGGGTTAGATGCTGAATTTTTACATGTTTTTATTAGTAAAAAGCAAGAAAATAAAGTTTAA